The Actinomycetota bacterium genome includes a region encoding these proteins:
- a CDS encoding ferredoxin yields MKKPVIDHDECIGDGICSDLCPEVFEMRDDGLAYVIDENPDEPLHDKVDEAIEECPTGAISWAEE; encoded by the coding sequence ATGAAGAAACCTGTTATCGACCATGACGAGTGCATCGGCGACGGTATTTGCTCGGACCTCTGCCCCGAGGTCTTCGAGATGCGCGACGACGGGCTTGCCTATGTCATCGATGAGAACCCGGATGAACCGCTCCACGATAAGGTCGATGAAGCGATTGAAGAATGTCCGACGGGGGCTATATCCTGGGCCGAGGAGTAG
- a CDS encoding tetratricopeptide repeat protein — MEANTGSLKKFLIDNKKVVSIIGAVIVLVGGAALGMNIREKQLQEAQEKAYTTGASAYSEGKFDEAVTELEKAKELAPGDAKTHLNLGQSYEAKGELDKALAEYKASIEADPKQPEALYNIAIIYKSKADIANAIKSLEDAVKLNKEFVAARIALGDLYVINGEHAKAKAEYEAVVNMKPFGIDLEEIKQKIKVLK, encoded by the coding sequence TTGGAAGCGAACACGGGTTCTTTGAAAAAGTTTCTCATTGACAACAAAAAGGTCGTATCGATAATCGGCGCGGTAATCGTCCTGGTAGGCGGGGCCGCGTTGGGAATGAATATAAGGGAAAAACAGCTGCAAGAAGCGCAAGAAAAAGCTTATACGACGGGCGCGAGCGCCTATTCCGAAGGAAAGTTCGACGAAGCCGTAACCGAACTCGAGAAAGCCAAGGAGCTGGCACCGGGAGACGCGAAGACGCATTTGAACCTAGGGCAGAGCTACGAAGCAAAAGGGGAACTCGACAAAGCTTTAGCCGAGTACAAAGCCTCGATAGAAGCCGACCCTAAGCAGCCCGAGGCTCTTTATAATATCGCAATCATATATAAATCCAAAGCCGATATCGCGAACGCTATCAAGTCGCTTGAGGATGCGGTCAAGCTTAACAAGGAGTTTGTAGCCGCCCGTATCGCTCTTGGCGACCTTTACGTAATAAACGGAGAACACGCCAAGGCCAAAGCCGAGTACGAGGCGGTCGTCAATATGAAACCGTTCGGTATCGATCTGGAGGAAATCAAGCAAAAGATTAAGGTGCTGAAATGA